A DNA window from Rhizobium jaguaris contains the following coding sequences:
- a CDS encoding F0F1 ATP synthase subunit epsilon encodes MADNFNFELVSPERLLLSESVIDVVIPASEGEMTVMAHHAPTMTTIKPGIVKVHAASGKKQDYVVFGGFADILPTGCTLLAESAIPVEDLRQDELTRRIDAAKAELENVEHHEHKSRLEHFIMEMTRLRGAIGQD; translated from the coding sequence ATGGCTGACAATTTCAATTTCGAACTCGTGTCTCCGGAGCGTCTGCTTCTGTCGGAATCCGTCATCGATGTCGTCATCCCCGCCAGCGAAGGCGAGATGACCGTCATGGCCCATCATGCGCCGACGATGACCACGATCAAGCCGGGCATCGTCAAGGTGCATGCGGCGTCGGGCAAGAAGCAGGACTACGTCGTGTTCGGTGGTTTCGCCGACATCCTGCCGACCGGCTGCACGCTGCTTGCCGAATCCGCAATTCCGGTTGAAGACCTTAGACAGGACGAGTTGACGCGTCGTATCGATGCCGCCAAGGCAGAACTCGAAAATGTCGAACATCACGAGCACAAGTCGCGGCTTGAGCATTTCATCATGGAAATGACGCGTTTGCGCGGCGCAATCGGGCAAGATTAA
- a CDS encoding aldehyde dehydrogenase — translation MTKTYTRDYWEDVLSGLKLEGRHFVDGAYRASSSGATFTRIRPMDGERGAELARGNAADVDAAVAAARAAFESGVWRRKEPLEKKKIMLRWAELIRAHGEELAMLETLDVGKPVMASLTVDVRLCADGIQFYGEMIDKMYDEIAPTGPNARALVRKVPIGVVGAITPWNYPMIIDAWKLGPAIAAGNSVVLKPAEQSSLSAIRLAELAFEAGLPAGVLNVVTGYGEETGKPLALHMDVDMIAFTGSTEVGKLIMGYAAQSNVKRVALELGGKSPLVVFEDADLDAAASAAAWGCFYNSGETCHASTRLIVQRSVQEKLIAKIEAVTRSDIALKHPLDPSAQIGALIEEEHMNKVLGMIAAGEKEGARRAFGAERVLSETGGYYVSPGVFVDVTNDMSLARQEIFGPVLAAIPFETEEEALKIANDTIYGLAGAVFTKDMDRAHRFSEAIHAGTVWINTYDMSNFATPFGGFKQSGFGRDRSVHAIDKYCDYKTIWQQFG, via the coding sequence ATGACCAAGACTTACACACGCGACTATTGGGAAGACGTTCTGTCCGGCCTCAAGCTCGAGGGACGGCATTTCGTCGACGGTGCCTATCGCGCCTCGTCTTCCGGAGCGACCTTCACTCGCATCCGTCCAATGGATGGCGAGCGGGGGGCGGAATTGGCTCGCGGCAATGCTGCTGACGTCGACGCAGCCGTTGCTGCCGCGCGTGCCGCCTTCGAAAGCGGTGTTTGGCGTAGAAAGGAGCCGCTGGAAAAGAAGAAGATTATGCTCCGTTGGGCCGAGCTCATCCGCGCCCATGGCGAAGAACTCGCCATGCTGGAAACGCTTGACGTCGGCAAACCGGTCATGGCCTCGCTCACCGTCGACGTGCGCCTTTGCGCCGACGGCATCCAGTTCTACGGCGAGATGATCGACAAAATGTATGACGAGATCGCGCCGACCGGGCCGAATGCCCGTGCTTTGGTGCGCAAGGTGCCGATTGGCGTCGTCGGGGCAATTACGCCGTGGAATTATCCGATGATCATCGATGCCTGGAAGCTTGGTCCGGCCATCGCGGCCGGTAACTCCGTGGTGCTGAAGCCGGCGGAACAATCCTCGCTCTCGGCCATCCGCCTGGCTGAACTCGCCTTCGAAGCTGGCCTGCCCGCCGGCGTTCTCAACGTCGTCACCGGTTACGGCGAAGAAACCGGCAAGCCCTTGGCACTGCACATGGATGTCGACATGATCGCCTTCACCGGCTCGACCGAGGTTGGAAAGCTGATCATGGGCTATGCGGCACAGTCGAACGTCAAGCGTGTGGCGCTCGAACTCGGCGGCAAGTCGCCGCTGGTCGTCTTTGAAGACGCCGATCTCGATGCGGCAGCGAGTGCCGCCGCCTGGGGTTGCTTCTACAATTCCGGCGAAACCTGCCATGCCTCGACGCGGCTGATCGTACAGCGCTCGGTGCAGGAAAAGCTGATTGCGAAGATCGAGGCGGTGACGCGGTCCGATATCGCGCTCAAGCACCCGCTCGATCCGTCCGCCCAGATCGGTGCGCTGATCGAGGAAGAGCATATGAACAAGGTGCTCGGCATGATCGCTGCAGGTGAGAAGGAGGGGGCTCGACGCGCGTTCGGCGCCGAGCGGGTGCTGAGCGAAACCGGCGGTTACTATGTCTCTCCCGGCGTCTTCGTCGATGTGACCAACGATATGAGCCTGGCGCGTCAGGAGATTTTTGGGCCGGTGCTCGCCGCCATCCCCTTCGAAACCGAGGAGGAGGCGCTCAAGATCGCCAACGACACGATCTACGGCCTGGCCGGCGCCGTCTTCACCAAGGACATGGATCGCGCCCATCGCTTTTCCGAGGCGATCCACGCGGGGACGGTGTGGATCAACACGTACGATATGTCGAATTTCGCGACACCCTTCGGCGGCTTCAAGCAATCCGGTTTCGGCCGCGACCGCTCGGTGCATGCGATCGACAAATATTGCGACTACAAGACCATCTGGCAGCAGTTCGGCTGA
- a CDS encoding mandelate racemase/muconate lactonizing enzyme family protein: MSKIVSIEITHHRLPLDPPFKASWDGRPRRHFDATIVRVRDDEGREGIGSGDLMKGFEGHEDLFIGEDPRHLERHYEVLSHINFHYGRCWPMDLALWDLSGKITGEPVWRMLGGRAGRVRLYASSGVLREPAAMAEQAERYLEEGFPAMKVRFSSSSGGRISWRDDVKALEAIRARVGNKLELMVDCNQGWRMPWDTTLPWTFKDALAVAKELERLGIYWMEEPLHRSDRKGMKELKQATSVRIAGGEMTRELYEFRDIIEERAFDVVQPDVALVGGITGCRRLAYQAREAGVQFTPHSWTNGIGVLANAHLTAGVGDAPWLEYPYDNPEWSEARRDYPMAMPLKHDEGWLDLGLSPGLGVVLDEERLKATRI, translated from the coding sequence ATGAGCAAGATCGTTTCCATTGAGATCACCCACCATCGGCTGCCGCTCGATCCGCCGTTCAAGGCGAGCTGGGACGGGCGGCCGCGCCGGCATTTCGATGCGACGATCGTTCGTGTCAGAGACGATGAGGGCCGCGAGGGCATCGGCTCCGGCGATCTCATGAAGGGTTTCGAGGGGCACGAGGACCTATTCATCGGCGAGGACCCGCGGCATCTGGAGCGTCACTACGAAGTCCTGTCGCATATCAATTTCCACTATGGCCGCTGCTGGCCGATGGACCTGGCGCTCTGGGATCTCTCCGGCAAGATCACCGGCGAGCCCGTCTGGCGGATGCTCGGCGGTCGTGCCGGCCGTGTGCGGCTCTATGCTTCCTCCGGCGTGCTGCGCGAGCCGGCTGCGATGGCGGAGCAGGCGGAACGTTATCTCGAAGAAGGCTTTCCGGCGATGAAGGTTCGCTTTTCTTCATCCTCAGGCGGGCGCATCAGCTGGCGGGATGATGTGAAGGCTCTGGAGGCGATCCGCGCCCGCGTCGGCAACAAGCTGGAGCTGATGGTCGACTGCAACCAGGGTTGGCGCATGCCCTGGGACACGACATTGCCCTGGACCTTCAAGGACGCGCTGGCGGTTGCGAAAGAGCTGGAGCGGCTCGGCATCTACTGGATGGAGGAGCCGCTGCACCGCTCCGACCGCAAGGGCATGAAGGAGCTAAAGCAGGCGACTTCAGTGCGTATCGCCGGCGGCGAGATGACGCGCGAGCTCTATGAATTCCGGGACATCATCGAAGAGCGCGCCTTTGACGTCGTCCAGCCCGATGTTGCGCTGGTCGGCGGCATTACCGGTTGCCGGCGGCTCGCCTACCAGGCGCGCGAGGCGGGTGTCCAATTTACGCCGCACTCATGGACGAATGGTATCGGTGTGCTGGCGAACGCGCATTTGACCGCGGGTGTCGGCGACGCGCCTTGGCTTGAATATCCGTATGACAATCCGGAATGGAGCGAGGCCCGTCGTGACTATCCGATGGCGATGCCGCTCAAGCACGATGAGGGCTGGCTGGATTTGGGGCTATCTCCCGGCCTCGGCGTTGTTCTCGATGAAGAGCGTCTGAAAGCCACCCGCATCTGA
- the atpD gene encoding F0F1 ATP synthase subunit beta: protein MADAAMAAGSVGKVTQVIGAVVDVSFDGDLPKILNALETDNNGNRLVLEVAQHLGENSVRTIAMDSTEGLVRGQSVSDTGAPISVPVGPETLGRIMNVIGEPVDEAGPLVTAHKRAIHQDAPAYVEQSTEGQILVTGIKVVDLLAPYAKGGKIGLFGGAGVGKTVLIMELINNVAKAHGGYSVFAGVGERTREGNDLYHEMIESGVNKHGGGEGSKAALVYGQMNEPPGARARVALTGLTVAENFRNEGQDVLFFVDNIFRFTQAGSEVSALLGRIPSAVGYQPTLATDMGQMQERITTTTTGSITSVQAIYVPADDLTDPAPATSFAHLDATTVLSRSIAEKGIYPAVDPLDSTSRMLDPMVVGEEHYEVARKVQSTLQRYKALQDIIAILGMDELSEDDKLAVARARKIERFLSQPFFVAEVFTGSPGKLVALEDTIKGFKGLVNGDYDHLPEAAFYMVGSIEEAVEKAKKLAA, encoded by the coding sequence ATGGCTGACGCAGCTATGGCCGCAGGTTCGGTCGGCAAGGTTACGCAGGTTATCGGCGCCGTCGTAGACGTTTCTTTCGATGGCGATCTGCCGAAGATCCTGAATGCTCTCGAAACCGACAACAACGGCAACCGCCTTGTTCTGGAAGTCGCACAGCACCTTGGCGAAAATTCGGTCCGCACGATCGCCATGGACTCCACCGAAGGTCTGGTCCGCGGCCAGTCGGTTTCCGACACCGGTGCGCCGATCTCGGTTCCGGTCGGTCCCGAAACGCTCGGCCGTATCATGAACGTCATCGGCGAGCCGGTCGATGAAGCCGGTCCGCTGGTGACCGCCCATAAGCGTGCCATCCACCAAGACGCTCCGGCTTACGTCGAGCAGTCAACCGAAGGTCAGATCCTGGTTACGGGCATCAAGGTCGTTGACCTCCTGGCACCTTACGCAAAGGGCGGCAAGATCGGCCTGTTCGGCGGCGCGGGCGTCGGCAAGACCGTTCTGATCATGGAACTGATCAACAACGTTGCTAAGGCGCACGGCGGTTACTCGGTGTTCGCAGGCGTCGGTGAGCGTACCCGCGAAGGCAACGACCTCTATCACGAAATGATCGAATCCGGCGTCAACAAGCATGGCGGCGGTGAAGGCTCCAAGGCAGCCCTGGTTTACGGCCAGATGAACGAGCCCCCGGGCGCACGCGCACGCGTCGCTCTGACCGGTCTGACGGTTGCTGAAAACTTCCGCAATGAAGGTCAGGACGTTCTGTTCTTCGTCGACAACATCTTCCGCTTCACCCAGGCAGGTTCGGAAGTGTCGGCTCTGCTCGGCCGTATTCCTTCGGCCGTGGGCTATCAGCCGACGCTGGCCACCGACATGGGCCAGATGCAGGAACGCATCACCACGACGACGACGGGCTCGATCACCTCGGTTCAGGCTATTTACGTTCCGGCCGACGACTTGACCGACCCGGCACCGGCAACCTCGTTCGCCCACCTGGACGCTACGACGGTTCTGTCGCGTTCGATCGCCGAAAAGGGTATCTATCCGGCCGTCGACCCGCTCGACTCCACCTCGCGCATGCTCGACCCGATGGTCGTCGGCGAAGAGCACTACGAAGTTGCTCGTAAGGTTCAGTCGACGCTGCAGCGCTACAAGGCCCTGCAAGACATCATCGCCATCCTCGGCATGGACGAACTTTCCGAAGACGACAAGCTGGCCGTTGCCCGCGCCCGCAAGATCGAGCGCTTCCTGTCGCAGCCGTTCTTCGTCGCTGAAGTGTTCACGGGTTCGCCGGGCAAGCTCGTCGCTCTCGAAGACACGATCAAGGGCTTCAAGGGCCTGGTCAACGGCGACTACGACCATCTGCCGGAAGCTGCTTTCTACATGGTTGGCTCGATCGAAGAAGCGGTCGAAAAGGCCAAGAAGCTGGCTGCCTGA
- the atpA gene encoding F0F1 ATP synthase subunit alpha, whose translation MDIRAAEISAILKDQIKNFGKEAEVSEVGQVLSVGDGIARVYGLDNVQAGEMVEFPGGIRGMALNLESDNVGVVIFGSDRDIKEGDTVKRTGAIVDVPVGPELLGRVVDALGNPIDGKGPINATRRSRVDIKAPGIIPRKSVHEPMSTGLKAIDALIPVGRGQRELVIGDRQTGKTAIILDTILNQKPIHDEGPESEKLFCVYVAVGQKRSTVAQFVKVLEERGALKYSIIIAATASDPAPMQYLAPFAGCAMGEYFRDNGMHALIGYDDLSKQAVSYRQMSLLLRRPPGREAYPGDVFYLHSRLLERAAKMNDEQGAGSLTALPVIETQGNDVSAFIPTNVISITDGQIFLETDLFYQGIRPAVNVGLSVSRVGSSAQIKAMKQVAGSIKGELAQYREMAAFAQFGSDLDAATQRLLNRGARLTELLKQPQFSPLKTEEQVAVIFAGVNGYLDKITVPQIGKFEQGLLSYLRSEGKDILDAIRTEKTISDATKGKLIAALDSYAKSFA comes from the coding sequence ATGGATATCCGCGCCGCGGAAATTTCCGCAATTCTGAAAGATCAGATCAAAAACTTCGGCAAGGAAGCTGAAGTCTCCGAAGTCGGCCAGGTTCTTTCCGTCGGTGACGGTATTGCCCGCGTTTACGGTCTGGATAATGTTCAGGCCGGCGAAATGGTCGAGTTCCCCGGCGGCATCCGTGGTATGGCGCTGAACCTCGAATCCGACAATGTCGGCGTGGTTATCTTCGGCTCCGACCGCGACATCAAGGAAGGCGACACCGTCAAGCGCACCGGTGCGATCGTTGACGTTCCGGTCGGTCCGGAACTGCTCGGCCGCGTTGTCGACGCGCTTGGCAATCCGATCGACGGCAAGGGTCCGATCAATGCGACTCGCCGCTCGCGCGTTGACATCAAAGCTCCGGGCATTATTCCGCGCAAGTCGGTTCATGAGCCGATGTCGACCGGCCTCAAGGCCATCGATGCGCTGATCCCGGTCGGCCGCGGCCAGCGCGAGTTGGTCATCGGCGACCGCCAGACCGGCAAGACCGCCATCATCCTCGACACGATCTTGAACCAGAAGCCTATCCACGATGAAGGTCCGGAGAGCGAAAAGCTGTTCTGCGTCTACGTCGCTGTCGGCCAGAAGCGTTCGACCGTCGCCCAGTTCGTCAAGGTGCTCGAAGAGCGCGGTGCGCTGAAGTACTCGATCATCATCGCTGCAACGGCTTCGGATCCGGCCCCGATGCAGTACCTGGCGCCGTTCGCCGGTTGCGCCATGGGCGAATATTTCCGTGACAACGGCATGCACGCCCTGATCGGCTACGACGATCTGTCGAAGCAGGCTGTTTCCTATCGTCAGATGTCGCTGTTGCTGCGCCGCCCGCCTGGCCGCGAAGCTTATCCGGGCGACGTTTTCTACCTGCACTCGCGCCTCCTCGAGCGCGCCGCCAAGATGAACGATGAGCAGGGCGCTGGTTCGCTAACCGCTCTGCCGGTCATCGAAACGCAGGGCAACGACGTTTCGGCCTTCATTCCGACCAACGTCATCTCGATCACCGACGGCCAGATCTTCCTTGAAACCGATCTGTTCTATCAGGGCATCCGTCCGGCCGTTAACGTCGGTCTCTCGGTTTCGCGCGTCGGTTCGTCCGCGCAGATCAAGGCGATGAAGCAGGTTGCCGGTTCGATCAAGGGCGAGCTCGCCCAGTATCGCGAAATGGCAGCCTTCGCTCAGTTCGGTTCGGATCTCGATGCCGCAACGCAGCGCCTGCTGAACCGCGGCGCCCGCCTCACCGAGCTCCTGAAGCAGCCGCAGTTCTCGCCGCTGAAGACGGAGGAGCAGGTTGCGGTGATCTTTGCCGGTGTCAACGGTTATCTCGACAAGATCACCGTTCCGCAGATCGGCAAATTCGAACAGGGGCTGCTTTCGTACCTGCGGTCGGAAGGCAAGGACATCCTGGACGCGATCCGCACCGAAAAGACCATCAGCGATGCGACCAAGGGCAAGCTCATCGCTGCTCTCGACAGCTACGCCAAGTCTTTCGCCTGA
- a CDS encoding LysR substrate-binding domain-containing protein yields the protein MLEKIPLEAFRVFDAAARAMNFSRAGRELNITQAAVSRRIKGLEDHLGAALFTRRGRNLALTADGERLFQRVRATLEYLEESLEPFRTGTGEIISIAASGSVSHLWLGQRLKDFGKESPGISVRLLTTDSPSELASETNDLVILYSTGEHPRWNLTLLMKEVLVPIASPDYLASRGLESRALTSADIAGLDLIDYERFNAHWISFRQWFGRIGNPLKGKLPRPRLSFSTYIMAVEAALRGEGIALGSLGLIEEHLRSGALVTIGNDRVESGFGYYLGTPRFRALSPEAGQLHRHLLGGYQG from the coding sequence ATGCTCGAAAAAATACCGTTGGAGGCCTTCCGCGTGTTCGACGCCGCAGCCCGCGCGATGAACTTTTCCCGCGCCGGCCGCGAGCTCAACATCACCCAGGCCGCCGTCAGCCGGCGCATCAAGGGGCTGGAGGATCATCTGGGCGCCGCGCTCTTTACCCGGCGCGGCCGGAATCTCGCGCTGACGGCAGACGGCGAGCGCCTGTTCCAGCGCGTCCGCGCCACGCTCGAATATCTCGAAGAGAGCCTGGAACCTTTCCGCACCGGCACGGGCGAGATCATTTCGATCGCCGCTAGTGGCTCGGTCTCGCATCTCTGGCTCGGGCAGCGGCTCAAGGATTTCGGCAAGGAGAGCCCCGGCATCTCTGTGCGCCTGCTGACGACGGACTCGCCTTCGGAACTCGCTTCGGAGACCAACGACCTCGTCATCCTCTATTCTACCGGTGAGCATCCGCGATGGAACCTGACGCTGCTGATGAAGGAGGTGCTGGTGCCGATCGCCTCGCCGGATTATCTGGCGAGCCGCGGCCTGGAATCACGAGCGCTGACGTCGGCTGACATTGCCGGGCTGGATCTGATCGACTACGAGCGCTTCAACGCCCACTGGATCAGCTTCCGCCAATGGTTCGGCCGCATCGGCAACCCACTGAAGGGCAAGCTGCCACGACCGCGGCTTTCGTTCTCCACCTATATCATGGCAGTCGAGGCGGCCTTGCGCGGCGAAGGCATCGCACTCGGCAGCCTCGGGCTCATCGAGGAACACCTGCGCTCAGGTGCCTTGGTCACCATCGGCAACGATCGGGTCGAAAGTGGATTCGGCTACTACCTCGGCACCCCCCGCTTCCGCGCACTCTCGCCGGAAGCGGGCCAATTGCACCGGCATCTACTGGGCGGCTATCAAGGCTGA
- a CDS encoding F0F1 ATP synthase subunit delta: MPVADTSQHISGVAERYASSLFELALEEGAVPAVTADLDRFQAMLDDSDDLKRLVLSPVFSAEEQVGAVQALATKAGFGNYVTNFLKVVAGNRRLFALPGMIKAFRVIAAQHRGEVSAEITSAHALTPAQEDELKAALKGVTGKDVAIVVTVDPSILGGLIVKVGSRQIDTSLRTKLSTLKLALKEVG, from the coding sequence TTGCCCGTGGCAGACACATCCCAGCATATTTCTGGTGTTGCAGAGCGATATGCCTCGTCATTGTTCGAGCTGGCTCTGGAGGAGGGCGCCGTCCCGGCGGTGACCGCCGATCTCGATCGGTTCCAAGCCATGCTGGATGACAGCGATGATTTGAAGCGTCTCGTCCTGAGCCCGGTCTTTTCGGCTGAAGAGCAAGTCGGTGCCGTCCAGGCGCTGGCAACAAAGGCGGGCTTCGGCAATTACGTCACCAATTTCCTCAAGGTCGTGGCAGGCAACCGGCGCCTTTTTGCGCTGCCGGGCATGATCAAGGCTTTCCGCGTCATTGCTGCCCAGCATCGCGGCGAAGTTTCCGCCGAGATCACCTCGGCACATGCGCTGACACCGGCGCAGGAAGATGAACTGAAGGCGGCGCTGAAGGGCGTCACCGGCAAGGACGTGGCGATTGTCGTCACTGTCGATCCGTCGATCCTCGGCGGCCTGATCGTCAAGGTCGGCTCCCGCCAGATCGATACGTCCCTTCGCACCAAACTCTCCACCCTTAAGCTTGCATTGAAAGAGGTCGGCTGA
- the tnpA gene encoding IS200/IS605 family transposase, with protein MDEQTLSHATWDCKYHVVFGSKYRTKRLYGDVRRELGELLRRLAQQKGCQIEEGHLMPDHVHMLISIPPKYSVAHIVGFLKGKTALYVANKYARKRRYKGYHFWARGYFVSTTGYNEQVVRQYIRNQEKADKASDFADLFNRSY; from the coding sequence ATGGATGAGCAAACGCTCTCGCATGCGACGTGGGACTGCAAGTATCACGTTGTTTTTGGCAGCAAATACCGAACGAAAAGACTCTACGGGGACGTACGGCGTGAGTTGGGAGAACTCTTACGTCGGCTGGCACAGCAGAAAGGCTGCCAGATCGAAGAGGGTCATTTGATGCCCGACCATGTGCATATGTTGATATCGATCCCGCCGAAATACTCGGTTGCGCATATTGTCGGCTTTTTGAAGGGCAAGACAGCCCTTTACGTTGCCAACAAATATGCGCGCAAGCGCCGCTACAAGGGTTATCACTTTTGGGCGCGCGGGTATTTCGTATCGACGACGGGCTACAACGAGCAGGTCGTCAGACAATATATCCGTAATCAGGAAAAGGCCGACAAAGCTTCCGACTTTGCCGACCTCTTCAATCGTAGCTACTAA
- a CDS encoding iron-containing alcohol dehydrogenase, whose amino-acid sequence MSFSISAIPDIRFGSGALSGLAAAAKSFDGVSAALLVIDAFLARSGLADRIKGDLAEAGITAQIFSDFSGEPKLAHVRAAIEAAKDADMVIGVGGGSALDIAKIVACCAASGEDPMFYALAANPLPKSPLKKIMVPTTAGTGSETSATNIFAGPEGKKLWIWGAETKADLVILDPALTTTLPADLTAWCGLDAFIHAFEAATNRNTHRGGQLYAHQALRLITGALETAVKEPGNIEARGDVLFGSCLAGIAIDNCGTAIAHNISHALAGLAPVHHGLATALGFEAALPWLAEVDTVDLNAAAKACGLENAAALPAFFSDWMDRCGVVRALPAAFKPFDTTDLAREMRAPENQPMRRSTIRDVTDADIDRFAAAVMALPKGI is encoded by the coding sequence ATGTCCTTTTCCATTTCCGCCATTCCAGACATCCGCTTTGGCAGCGGCGCGCTGTCCGGCCTCGCCGCAGCCGCTAAATCCTTCGACGGCGTTTCCGCCGCTCTCCTGGTGATCGACGCGTTCCTGGCCCGGTCGGGCCTTGCGGATAGGATCAAGGGCGATCTGGCGGAAGCTGGCATCACCGCGCAGATCTTCTCCGATTTCTCCGGCGAGCCAAAGCTCGCGCATGTCCGCGCGGCGATAGAGGCGGCGAAGGACGCGGATATGGTGATCGGCGTTGGCGGCGGCTCGGCGCTGGACATCGCCAAGATTGTCGCCTGTTGCGCGGCGTCGGGCGAAGACCCGATGTTCTACGCACTCGCCGCCAATCCCCTACCCAAGAGTCCTCTGAAGAAGATCATGGTGCCGACGACGGCCGGCACCGGCTCGGAGACCTCGGCCACCAATATTTTCGCGGGCCCGGAGGGCAAGAAACTCTGGATCTGGGGGGCAGAGACCAAGGCCGATCTCGTCATTCTTGATCCGGCTCTGACGACAACGCTGCCGGCCGATCTCACCGCCTGGTGCGGCCTCGACGCCTTCATCCATGCCTTCGAGGCGGCGACGAACCGCAACACGCATCGCGGTGGGCAGCTCTACGCACATCAGGCGCTACGGCTGATCACCGGCGCGCTGGAAACGGCCGTGAAGGAGCCCGGCAATATCGAAGCGCGGGGCGATGTCCTGTTCGGGTCCTGCCTCGCTGGCATCGCCATCGACAATTGCGGCACGGCAATTGCCCATAATATCAGTCATGCGCTGGCGGGTCTTGCACCGGTTCACCATGGGCTCGCAACCGCCCTCGGTTTCGAAGCCGCGCTGCCCTGGCTGGCCGAGGTGGATACGGTTGACCTCAACGCTGCCGCCAAAGCTTGCGGCCTCGAAAACGCAGCGGCGCTGCCTGCCTTCTTCTCCGATTGGATGGACCGTTGCGGCGTCGTCCGCGCCTTGCCGGCAGCTTTCAAACCCTTTGATACGACGGATCTCGCCCGAGAAATGCGCGCTCCGGAAAACCAGCCAATGCGGCGTTCGACCATCCGCGATGTGACGGATGCCGATATCGACCGCTTCGCCGCTGCCGTCATGGCACTGCCGAAAGGAATTTGA
- a CDS encoding DUF4345 family protein, whose translation MELYFPTDLGERLAYCSAAFTALIGLIAMFAPGYTYRFLKLQVREGRPEAYAEGRSVGGFYLGFGLVAILLAQPMIYLALGASFAVAAFGRILSMMSDRGSVIVSMLLLVVQAILAALPLLYGLGYI comes from the coding sequence ATGGAGCTTTATTTTCCGACTGACCTCGGCGAGCGGCTTGCCTATTGCTCGGCGGCATTCACGGCACTCATCGGCCTCATCGCGATGTTCGCACCGGGATATACCTATCGTTTCCTCAAGCTGCAGGTGCGTGAAGGGCGGCCGGAAGCCTATGCCGAAGGGCGCTCGGTAGGCGGCTTCTATCTTGGTTTCGGATTGGTCGCGATTCTGCTGGCCCAGCCGATGATCTATCTGGCGCTCGGGGCATCCTTCGCAGTTGCCGCCTTTGGCCGAATCCTCTCCATGATGTCGGATCGGGGGAGCGTGATCGTGAGCATGTTACTTCTGGTTGTCCAGGCGATCTTGGCGGCTCTACCGCTTCTTTACGGATTGGGCTATATTTGA
- a CDS encoding F0F1 ATP synthase subunit gamma: protein MPSLKDLKNRIASVKATQKITKAMKMVAAAKLRRAQEAAEAARPYSQRMGAVLANITAAVSDADAAPLLMTGTGKSDVHLLIVCTAERGLCGGFNSQIARFARDHVRKLIAEGKTVKIFTVGKKGYDILRREFASLIVERKELRDVKRIGFDNADAIGTRVIEMFENGEFDVCTLFYSEFKSVISQVPTAQQLIPASAPDVVEEDTAHKGAIYEYEPDAASILADLIPRNISVQIFRALLENVAGEMGAKMSAMDNATRNAGEMINKLTLNYNRQRQAQITKELIEIISGAEAL, encoded by the coding sequence ATGCCTTCACTTAAGGATCTGAAAAACCGGATCGCCTCCGTCAAGGCGACACAGAAGATCACCAAGGCGATGAAAATGGTCGCCGCGGCGAAGCTTCGGCGTGCCCAGGAGGCGGCTGAGGCCGCACGGCCTTATTCGCAACGCATGGGTGCCGTTCTTGCCAACATCACGGCTGCTGTCAGCGACGCGGACGCCGCGCCGCTGCTGATGACCGGTACGGGCAAGAGCGATGTACACTTGCTGATCGTCTGCACCGCTGAACGCGGCCTTTGCGGCGGTTTCAACTCGCAGATCGCGCGCTTTGCCCGCGATCACGTCCGCAAGCTGATCGCCGAAGGCAAGACCGTGAAGATTTTCACGGTGGGCAAGAAGGGCTACGACATTCTGCGTCGTGAGTTCGCCTCGCTGATCGTCGAGCGCAAGGAGCTGCGCGACGTCAAGCGCATCGGCTTCGATAATGCGGACGCCATCGGCACGCGCGTCATCGAGATGTTCGAAAACGGCGAGTTCGACGTCTGCACGCTGTTCTATTCCGAATTCAAGTCGGTCATCAGCCAGGTGCCGACGGCGCAGCAGCTCATTCCGGCTTCGGCTCCGGACGTTGTCGAAGAAGATACCGCTCATAAGGGCGCTATTTATGAATACGAGCCGGATGCGGCTTCGATCCTCGCGGACCTGATCCCGCGCAATATCTCCGTTCAGATCTTCCGCGCGCTCCTCGAGAACGTTGCCGGCGAGATGGGCGCGAAGATGAGCGCGATGGACAATGCGACGCGAAATGCTGGTGAGATGATCAACAAGCTGACGCTGAATTACAACCGTCAGCGTCAGGCGCAGATCACCAAGGAACTGATTGAAATCATTTCGGGCGCGGAAGCGCTCTGA